The sequence below is a genomic window from Alistipes sp. ZOR0009.
GCAGGAACTTTTTTATTGGCATTTTGTGCTATTGCAGAGTTGGGCTTGCTACTCGCTGCTATGACCTCTTTTTTTATGGTTAACTTTTGTCCTGCTACTAGCCTGTTTTTACGTATTTTCCCTTTATTCCATTTTTTTATAGAGGCTACATCTACCCCAAATTTATCTGCAATAACAGAAAGAGTTTCTCCTTTGCGAACCTTGTGGTAGATGGTTTTATGTTCGTTAGTCGCGGAGTCTTCCCCATTCGAAGCCATTAGGGAAGGGAAGTTATTTTGGACAAAGTAGAGGGAGTCTCTCTTATAAATTTCGTCCTCTTTAGCAATAAACTGCGAAGCAGAGCTTAGAGGTAAAATAAGGGTGTACGTTTTTTCAATTCCAGGAATAATATCTTTTTTATACTGAGGATTGAGTTCTCGTAGTTGATCGACAGATACAGGGAGGACATCTGCTATTTGTTGAAAATGGAGCATTCTATTTACCTGAATGGAATCTGTCGCTCTAGGAACAGTCATTGTACGAGGGGTAAGGTTATGCTCTCTGTAGTATTTTACAAGGTACGCCGCAGCAATAAAGTTGGGCACATAGCCTCGGGTTTCTTTGGGCAGATAGTTGTAAATAGCCCAGTAGTTCTTACTTCCTCCAGCCTTACGTATTGCTTTATTTACGTTGCGAGGACCGCAGTTGTAGGCGGCAATTACAAGAGTCCAGTCTTTGTATACCTTATACAAATCTTTTAGAAATTTGGCGGCAGCTTCGCTTGCCGCAATAGGGTCGCGGCGCTCGTCAATAAATGAAGTTATGTTCAGGTTGTACTGCTTGCCAGTACCATACATAAACTGCCACAGGCCTGTTGCACCAACTCTCGATACCGCAATAGGGTTTAGTGCGGACTCTATAATTGGAAGATACCTTAATTCTATGGGGAGATCGTACTTGTCAAGTGTTTGTTCGAAAATGGGGAAGTAGTAATCGGTTAACCCTAATATCTTCTCGGCTACATGGCGACGTCTTATGGTGTACCATAGAATTGATGCTCTAACAACATTGTTGTAAGGGAGATCAATAAGGGATGGAACCTTCGCTAATCTTTTTATGAAAACGGAATCGGGAATATCAGAAGGAATTACGGCGTCGTTACCTAAGAAGTCTGCCGCAAGATTTGTCGTGTCTAAGGCGCTTTTGCTTGACCAAGCAAGAATTAAGCTATCCGCACTTTTTTCGTAGTGTTTTAATTTAACTTCATCAGGAGTGTGATACTTGTCAGGAATTTGCTCTGCCGATAAAGTTTTACTCGGCAATGCAGTCAAGCCACCAATCGTAATGGAGGTAGCAAGGATCAGAACACTCTTGAAGGTTGGCATAAAAGGTAAATTAAAAAGTTTCTAAAATTTGAAGGTTAGCTTCATTCCTGGAGCAAAAGGGTTGCTTTGTTGAGCTACCCAATAGCCATCGTTGACAAAAGTTGGTTCTATTTTTACTGAAAGGTTGTCGTCTATTTCGTAATCGTACAGGCTGGCATCTACGTTAGCATCAATAATGTTTAGAACGTAAAGTGCAGCACATCCGATTATTGCGTAATCTCGATTTCGCCTGTAGTAATCTCTTACAGATTTAAGCTGATCCGGAGAGCGTTTCCCGTTAAACTCATCAACTGTGTTTGCATCATTATCTGTTGCATAGTTGTAGGCTCTCTTGTATCTTTTGTATTCGCTTCCTGTAAACGATATGGCATAGCCAAAAGCAGTAAAACCTCCATATAGGATCGGTACTTTCCAGTATTTCCCGTTGTAGACTTGTCCAAGTCCCGGGAAAATGGTGGAAAGGATGGTTGCTTTTGTGGGCGAATGCTCTTGGTTGTCCTTAAAGTTAACAACGGCATCAGCAATGCTCAGTAAGTATATTGCGCTGGCGGCTCCGTAAGAAATATTTCGATATTGCTTATACCTGATGTAATGATTCTGTAGATCATTAAGGTTGTTGGCATCAGGAAGCCTGCCTCCAATGCTGCTGAAATTGCCATTAAAAGCAGCAAAGTTGGCTGGATCTGTTGTCGCTATTTTGTAGCGATTGTAGGTTTCCTTGTAAAGCTGATTGCTTCTATAGCCAATGTATCCAAATCCAGCGATACCCGCATAAAAAATGGGGATCTTGTAGTACTGCTTGTTGATAAATTGACCAGAACCTGGCAAAATAGCAGAAAGCCCCCACACCTTTATGGCTGTAAGGGAATCTTTTTTAGGTTGCTCTACGTTCTTGGCCTTTTGTGCAAATACCGGATTTTGCATCAGCAGGATGGTCAACCAAATAAGTCCTAAGATACTCTTTTTCAATGTTCGTATGTTAAGCCCTAAAGCAAGCCGTCTAGTTGTTCTAATTTCTTTAGGATTGTATTAATCTCTTTTTCAGATTTGAATCCTATGATAATCTTTCCACTTCCTTTTGCACCTTTTTTTATGTTGATGTCTGAAGTGAACATTTTTTCGAGGTGCTCCACAACTCTAAAGTAGGAGTCTGGGAGGTCTTCTTCTCCGTTTTTATCTTCTTCGTCCTTTTTGCCTTCTGCAATCTTTTTTACAAGCTGCTCTATCTGTCGAACCGATAGATCCTCCTCTATAATCTTACGAAGAAGATCCAGCTGCAATTCTTGATCATCAATGTTTACCAGAGCTCTCGCATGTCCCATTGAAAGAAGACGTTTGCGGATGGCAAGCTGCACTTCTGCTGGTAGTTTTAGGAGGCGGAGGTAGTTGGTTACGGTACTCCGTTTTTTTCCAACTCTTTCACCCAAAACTTCCTGGGTTAGCGAGCATTCATCAACAAGACGCTGGTAGCTTATGGCAACTTCGATAGCATCAAGATCTTCACGCTGAATGTTTTCAACCAACGCCATTTCCAGCATACCTTGGTCGTCGGCAGTGCGGACG
It includes:
- a CDS encoding ParB/RepB/Spo0J family partition protein translates to MSKKMALGRGLGALIEEASTTQNTAPAPTTESVLPKSELINEIEIEKIVTNPYQPRTHFDEDALNELAASIKELGIIQPITVRKVDDNQYQIISGERRFRASKIAGLKAIPAYVRTADDQGMLEMALVENIQREDLDAIEVAISYQRLVDECSLTQEVLGERVGKKRSTVTNYLRLLKLPAEVQLAIRKRLLSMGHARALVNIDDQELQLDLLRKIIEEDLSVRQIEQLVKKIAEGKKDEEDKNGEEDLPDSYFRVVEHLEKMFTSDINIKKGAKGSGKIIIGFKSEKEINTILKKLEQLDGLL
- a CDS encoding DUF5683 domain-containing protein — its product is MKKSILGLIWLTILLMQNPVFAQKAKNVEQPKKDSLTAIKVWGLSAILPGSGQFINKQYYKIPIFYAGIAGFGYIGYRSNQLYKETYNRYKIATTDPANFAAFNGNFSSIGGRLPDANNLNDLQNHYIRYKQYRNISYGAASAIYLLSIADAVVNFKDNQEHSPTKATILSTIFPGLGQVYNGKYWKVPILYGGFTAFGYAISFTGSEYKRYKRAYNYATDNDANTVDEFNGKRSPDQLKSVRDYYRRNRDYAIIGCAALYVLNIIDANVDASLYDYEIDDNLSVKIEPTFVNDGYWVAQQSNPFAPGMKLTFKF
- a CDS encoding lytic transglycosylase domain-containing protein, with the protein product MPTFKSVLILATSITIGGLTALPSKTLSAEQIPDKYHTPDEVKLKHYEKSADSLILAWSSKSALDTTNLAADFLGNDAVIPSDIPDSVFIKRLAKVPSLIDLPYNNVVRASILWYTIRRRHVAEKILGLTDYYFPIFEQTLDKYDLPIELRYLPIIESALNPIAVSRVGATGLWQFMYGTGKQYNLNITSFIDERRDPIAASEAAAKFLKDLYKVYKDWTLVIAAYNCGPRNVNKAIRKAGGSKNYWAIYNYLPKETRGYVPNFIAAAYLVKYYREHNLTPRTMTVPRATDSIQVNRMLHFQQIADVLPVSVDQLRELNPQYKKDIIPGIEKTYTLILPLSSASQFIAKEDEIYKRDSLYFVQNNFPSLMASNGEDSATNEHKTIYHKVRKGETLSVIADKFGVDVASIKKWNKGKIRKNRLVAGQKLTIKKEVIAASSKPNSAIAQNANKKVPA